The stretch of DNA ATAATGTACGACAACTGTAAATGACTTGCTTTGAGAACCATTGTCATATCACACAATTAAGCATACTGTTATTTcagaaaagaagaacaaaacgAACTTAATCTAATTTACACTGACAAACTCTAAGTCCATGTTTGGAACCTAAAGAGTAAAAAACCAACAATAACGAGCTGCATCATGGAAAAATTAGATATTACCCAATCCCTGGTGCCACGGATCCTTTCCATTCCGTACTCCATTCCAACATATACTCCGGCAACAGTTCCTGCACGAAAAACATCCAcaagagaaaaatagaaaatatgcaTGGGAGACAAACGGTAAACACTGCAAATACTGATAAAGAATTTGCAACGGCATGTACAAAGTAGAGACCATCAATCTTAATGGCAATCTTACCCCAGTATGCTCCCTCTTTACACATTTTCTTCAGCTGCATTTACAGCAAGTACAAATTAGTTCTTCTCAATACTTCCCCTCACAATTAAGTTGCAACCATAACATTTCATTTCTATAGCATTTATGCGCATGAGGGCTATAATACACCATAAGCATGGCGAACTTCTAGCTTAAACAAATTTTAGTTAATGTATCTCCAACGGGGAAtaccagtatatatatatcgttAAGCTCGACTAGTCATTGCACAAACTATGTCGTCAATAAGCAAATGTACTAGAGTATATTCACTAATGCAATGTCGGAACAAAAATtctctacaaaaaaaattatgaggcCAAACACGAAACACTTACTGCATCCTCAAATTTGCCTTTTGAAATGCTACCTACACAGAAAAGGAGAAATATAATAAGGTTCACGGttctaaaagaaaaatgtaagcATGTCGTTTCTTGATGGCTAAAGATAATCATAAGCTGCAGAAAACAACTGCAGAGCAAGCACACCAATTATCCATTCTGGAAAATCCACCATTCACCACATTCTgttgtatttaatttaaaaccaTTGCTATTTCTCTGCTCTCTCTTTCACAAGCAAAACAACGTGCATCAAAATTACGACTAAAAATTCACCGCtagattttctctctcttcattgatatattttattttctctccagtattaatttattaattatcaaCACTAACCACACACCTCCACCACTAACATCAATAGTGAACATATTCATCAGCATTTATGTGCATTTAAAAATACTATCCATGATTTAACCGCAATCATCATAGCAACTTAAACATCGATTCCTATCCCGGCTATTTAATACTTTTAGCAACAATTAATTTCTCACCATCAACAACGAAATCCACGGATCTAGAGCCCGATCATGACCAAATCTCACCGTAATTGATTAGAACAAGGATAGTGCATCAACAAACCTTTCCTGAGGCAATCGTAGGTCTCCTCCGCGAGCACCTTGGATGCCCCAACCTGCGAATCGACACGAATCTTCGTAGAATCAGTAAAATCGACTTGTGCGCGTATCGAAGATTGAGACTGAAGGGAACGAGAGGGGAAGAGGATCGAGGTTACTACAGCTCCGATCTTGAGGAACCCGTCGACGGTGCGGTTGAAGAAAGGGTTGCCCATGTCGATGGCGAACTCCATCTTCGGGGAGGTGAAGGAGCCCACCAACACGCTTCTCGGCATCTTCGAACCCTCGCTCGTGGATTCCgtggagagcgagagagagagagagtgtgcgtACGCGAGCGAGAGCTCCAAGGAAGCTACTGCTCCTACTATACAATGGAGAGAGACAGGAACGAGGGACTCGTGAACGGAGCGGAAACGAGGACAAGTGTACGCTGGTGCGCAAAGATGACGACGTAGATTTTAACGGGCCGGGCTTAAAATGACAATGCCCCTTTTCTACCCGTCATGTAGAATCCTCTCAGGGCCCAATATAAGACCGATAAATGTACGTCACGGGCCTGGGCCCGGGCCTCGGCCCGGTCTCAACCAATACAAAATCCAATTTGTGGGCCAAAAAGCTTCACTCCAACTACAAGTAAAATAGCAATGTTACAACCTTGACCAGTGACATCAGTATGACGTAATAAATACCAAGttattattttaaactttattatatagaaaaatatctgtatattattattttaatatcatacttaattataaaatattaattttatactaaattaagtagatataagGTTTACAttactcaattataaaaatatatgtatattattattctaatatcatatttttatactaaaagtATGGTTTAAATGGTTCGGATCGGTTGTTCGACTTACTCGGATCGAATAGTTGAATCGAACCGGTTTATAGATTGGGTCACGGTCGGACCGGTTGATCCGGCCAGTTCAATCTGATTTTTAAATCATCGAGTAATAGTTGACGAGAAACCAAGAAGCCTCCGGGTGTTTTTGGATGAGTAAATGTCGCGACATCTGTTGAAGTCTCCGTTCGGGCAAAAATCTTTTCTGCTAAGTAAATGATTTGACTAAAATCTGCTACGAGTATCAACTTAATTTGCATCATCATGAAAACTCAAATCAATATCTTAATAACTATGCAGAGGATACCTTTCACAATCTAATTCATCAGAATGGTTGCTGTGTTCGTACGTAGTGTAGATCCACTACAGAAACATTTTAATCCCCCAGGAAACACTAGTCAAGCCactgatttaattaattaattaattaataatcacCATTAATTACTTAATCACATCTGTCATGGTGCCACGTTGACCTTTTACACAAATGACATCGATTTTCGTCATGCTGACGCAATTGGCACAGTTATGtatttattattgattattaTATATCGGTGCAAACCATACATTTATTCTCTAATCCCTGCCACTCTGGGGCATTTGTCCTGGATTCTTT from Ananas comosus cultivar F153 linkage group 18, ASM154086v1, whole genome shotgun sequence encodes:
- the LOC109723838 gene encoding outer envelope pore protein 16, chloroplastic isoform X2; this encodes MPRSVLVGSFTSPKMEFAIDMGNPFFNRTVDGFLKIGAVGASKVLAEETYDCLRKGSISKGKFEDALKKMCKEGAYWGTVAGVYVGMEYGMERIRGTRDWKNAMLGGALTGALISAASNNGRDKVIRDAITAGAVATAAELVCYLT
- the LOC109723838 gene encoding outer envelope pore protein 16, chloroplastic isoform X1 — protein: MPRSVLVGSFTSPKMEFAIDMGNPFFNRTVDGFLKIGAVGASKVLAEETYDCLRKGSISKGKFEDALKKMCKEGAYWGKIAIKIDGTVAGVYVGMEYGMERIRGTRDWKNAMLGGALTGALISAASNNGRDKVIRDAITAGAVATAAELVCYLT